From the Carassius gibelio isolate Cgi1373 ecotype wild population from Czech Republic chromosome B25, carGib1.2-hapl.c, whole genome shotgun sequence genome, one window contains:
- the LOC128014246 gene encoding olfactomedin-4-like codes for MSQSYIFILKIVIPFSFLPSATGNECLCDLKNLDPVFPKDELTKVETTALKCVRSITLEKMTDLDRLVLGLQQRMKQLEDNVVGLEKENSNLYAAVSLRIIELEFAEIQDLLNKLNQTTNDYQLLSVQATVQLEDMKDTMVKLEKFDKKQVIKKNRENQMKKNLEQCKEELEASSPPPTVSPGRCGLGQMVKVAGPRTSSLTEYSTSYPYGAWGRDANPAPGDENKYWLVVLSTSDVYGYYVRQYNTLSTLLLGIGPKDTYISSSNPTTNTIQGSNMVMYANALYYNCYYTYSVCQFNLATRTVSTVALPSDTGYNNKFPFGHVANTYSYTDMDFTTDESGVYVIYATTSNFGNVIITKIETSDPPVFKQTWFTSLHKKTATNTFMVCGVLYATRYLDKETERIFYSYDTKTKKERYDLKIKIHKVKTNIEYLNYDPRDHLLYAYSDAYIVTYELIFQ; via the exons ATGAGCCAGTCCTATATATTCATTTTGAAGATTGTCATCCCATTCAGTTTCTTGCCG TCAGCGACAGGGAACGAATGTTTGTGTGATCTGAAAAATTTAGATCCTGTATTTCCTAAAGATGAACTAACAAAAGTAGAGACCACCGCCTTGAAATGCGTAAGGAGCATCACTTTAGAAAag ATGACAGACTTAGACAGACTTGTGTTGGGTCTACAACAACGTATGAAGCAACTAGAAGACAATGTGGTCGGGttagaaaaagaaaacagcaatctGTATGCAGCCGTGTCTCTGCGCATCATTGAGTTAGAGTTTGCCGAAATACAGGACCTCCTCAACAAACTCAACCAGACCACCAACGATTACCAACTTCTCAGTGTGCAGGCTACAGTTCAG CTTGAAGACATGAAGGACACAATGGTGAAGTTGGAGAAGTTTGACAAAAAGCAAGTGATTAAAAAGAATCGAGAGAACCAAATGAAGAAGAACTTGGAACAGTGCAAAGAAGAGCTCGAGGCTTCATCCCCACCTCCTACCGTTTCCCCAG GCCGCTGTGGTCTGGGTCAAATGGTCAAAGTGGCAGGACCTAGAACATCTTCCCTTACAGAATACAGCACCTCCTACCCTTATGGTGCTTGGGGTCGAGATGCAAATCCTGCTCCAGGAGATGAGAACAAGTACTGGCTGGTGGTGCTGTCAACTAGTGACGTATATGGCTACTATGTCCGCCAGTACAACACCTTGAGTACTCTTTTATTAGGTATAGGACCAAAAGATACATACATATCAAGCTCCAATCCCACAACAAACACAATTCAGGGGTCAAACATGGTCATGTATGCCAATGCTCTCTACTATAACTGTTACTATACATACTCTGTCTGTCAGTTCAACTTGGCGACTCGTACTGTCAGTACTGTGGCTTTACCTAGTGATACAGGTTACAATAACAAGTTTCCATTCGGACACGTCGCCAACACATACAGCTATACTGATATGGATTTCACCACAGATGAATCAGGCGTCTATGTTATTTATGCAACCACAAGCAACTTCGGAAATGTGATTATCACTAAAATCGAGACTAGTGACCCACCAGTTTTCAAACAAACATGGTTCACTTCTCTTCACAAAAAGACTGCCACAAACACGTTCATGGTGTGTGGTGTGCTTTATGCTACTCGGTACCTGGACAAAGAAACAGAACGGATCTTTTACTCTTATGACACCAAAACCAAAAAAGAACGAtatgatttgaaaataaaaatccataagGTGAAGACTAACATTGAGTATCTTAACTATGACCCCAGAGATCATTTGCTGTATGCCTACAGTGATGCCTACATTGTAACTTATGAGCTTATCTTTCAGTAA
- the LOC128014250 gene encoding olfactomedin-4, translating to MSRSNILILMIIIPLTFFQSVRGKECMCDLKNSDPAFPDQKLKKVEAMSAQCIESITSERMTDLDRLLLGLQQRIKQLEDNVLMLEKEDNKNLYGAVSLRIIELEFAEIQDLLNKLNRTTNDYQLLNMQVAGQHENMKDTMAELEKFDNMQVIKKDRENQRVKRDLEKCKNDLKVTLPPPTVAPARCGLGEVVGVVGPRTYSITEYSTYYNYGAWGRDANPAPGDENKYWLVVLTSSDIYGYYVRQYSTLSTLLLGLGPKDTYISSSNPTTNTIQGPNMVMYANVLYYNCYYTYSVCQFNLATRAVSTVALPSDTGYENKFPFGYLDNTYSYTDMDFATDEFGIYVMYATTSNFGNVVITKIETSSPPVLGQTWKTSLFKKTATNTFMVCGVLYATRYLDKETEQIFYSYDTKTMEERFDLKINIKKMQTNIEFLNYDPRDHLLYVYSDAYILTYELVFK from the exons ATGAGTCGGTCTAATATTCTCATTTTGATGATCATCATCCCTCTAACTTTCTTTCAG TCAGTGAGAGGGAAGGAATGTATGTGCGATCTAAAAAATTCAGACCCTGCTTTCCCTGATCAAAAACTAAAGAAAGTAGAAGCCATGTCTGCGCAATGCATTGAGAGCATCACTTCAGAaagg ATGACAGACTTGGACCGACTTTTGCTGGGTCTACAACAACGCATCAAGCAACTAGAGGACAATGTGCTCATGCTGGAAAAGGAAGATAACAAGAATCTTTATGGGGCCGTGTCTCTGCGCATCATTGAGTTAGAGTTTGCCGAAATACAGGACCTCCTCAACAAACTCAACCGGACCACCAACGATTACCAACTTCTCAATATGCAGGTTGCAGGCCAG CATGAAAATATGAAGGACACAATGGCAGAGCTGGAGAAGTTTGACAACATGCAGGTGATAAAGAAGGATCGAGAGAACCAGCGTGTTAAAAGGGACCTGGAAAAGTGCAAGAATGATCTCAAGGTCACATTACCACCTCCTACAGTTGCCCCAG cACGATGTGGTCTGGGTGAAGTGGTCGGTGTGGTGGGACCAAGAACATATTCCATCACAGAATACAGCACCTACTACAATTATGGTGCTTGGGGTCGAGATGCAAACCCTGCTCCAGGAGACGAGAACAAGTACTGGCTGGTGGTGCTCACAAGTAGTGACATATATGGCTACTATGTCCGCCAGTACAGCACCTTGAGTACTCTTTTATTAGGTTTAGGACCAAAAGATACATACATATCAAGCTCCAATCCCACAACAAATACAATTCAGGGACCAAATATGGTCATGTATGCCAATGTGCTGTACTATAACTGTTACTATACATACTCTGTCTGTCAGTTCAACTTGGCGACTCGTGCTGTCAGTACTGTGGCTTTACCTAGTGATACAGGTTACGAAAACAAGTTTCCATTCGGATATCTTGACAACACATACAGCTATACTGATATGGATTTTGCCACAGATGAATTTGGCATTTATGTTATGTATGCAACCACAAGCAACTTTGGAAATGTGGTTATCACTAAAATCGAGACTAGTAGCCCACCGGTTTTGGGCCAAACTTGGAAAACTTCTTTGTTCAAAAAGACTGCCACAAACACGTTCATGGTGTGCGGTGTGCTTTATGCTACACGTTACCTGGACAAAGAAACAGAACAGATCTTTTACTCTTATGACACCAAAACGATGGAAGAGCGCTTTGATTTGAAAATTAATATTAAGAAGATGCAGACTAATATTGAGTTTCTCAACTATGACCCCAGAGATcatttactgtatgtttacaGTGACGCCTACATTCTAACGTATGAGCTTGTATTTAAGTAA
- the LOC128014245 gene encoding olfactomedin-4-like isoform X2: MLSYLLVLSVIVTAEAQKIRGVQTDDSCVCKLSSSIWAFPTERFEGVQKQLQTCEDNLLQFNKKVKDSNARLPKMELTLKNIKTRLNRFEYLDTKGLYNTLNLQQLTEEIDSIYYTAKDVNKKSPSKETTDLLKELTTARKDVENMYKKNIFNLETMKSRLRDLNNRVQTCKTIPEDFRSTCYQRIMSNISSPVVTKLNSISTSYVSGAWGREAKRGSKERFWEHWLVSENKLGNTIRMYNSHEDFMGSKNYKDEEIASSYSHQNAVQGSGTILYDNTVFYQCYGTAEICSFNITTQATKRVELAGAGIDNKFPFCYYSCRDWTDIDLEADQNGVWVIYATDENHGNIVVSRLEPVSLNITHTWKTRLFKRSVTSTFMVCGVLYATRFVNTYKEEVFYAFDTTTGHEINTLSLPFEKVSAGIANLNYNPVDRRLYMYNDGYLLAYNTFN; the protein is encoded by the exons ATGTTGTCGTACCTGTTGGTTCTCTCAGTCATA GTGACTGCCGAGGCTCAGAAAATTCGAGGTGTACAGACGGATGATTCCTGTGTGTGTAAACTGAGCAGCTCTATCTGGGCTTTTCCTACGGAAAGGTTTGAGGGAGTTCAGAAACAACTCCAAACCTGTGAGGACAACCTtctacaatttaataaaaag GTAAAGGACAGTAATGCACGACTGCCTAAGATGGAACTCACTCTTAAGAACATCAAAACCCGCCTGAACCGTTTCGAATATCTGGACACAAAGGGCCTGTACAACACCCTTAACCTGCAACAGCTGACTGAAGAAATTGACTCAATCTATTACACTGCCAAAGATGTGAACAAGAAAAGCCCCAGCAAAGAGACAACTGACCTTCTCAAGGAG TTGACTACTGCAAGGAAGGACGTTGAGaacatgtacaaaaaaaatatcttcaatcTAGAGACAATGAAATCCAGGCTACGTGACCTCAACAACCGAGTGCAAACCTGTAAAACTATACCCGAAGACTTCAGAA GTACTTGTTATCAGCGTATTATGTCCAACATAAGTTCTCCAGTAGTCACCAAGCTCAATTCCATCAGCACGTCCTATGTCTCAGGTGCCTGGGGTCGCGAAGCCAAACGGGGCAGTAAGGAGCGCTTCTGGGAACACTGGCTAGTGAGCGAAAACAAGCTTGGCAACACAATCAGGATGTACAACTCACATGAAGATTTCATGGGCAGCAAGAACTACAAAGATGAAGAGATAGCATCATCCTACAGCCACCAGAATGCTGTTCAGGGCTCTGGCACTATTCTGTATGACAATACTGTATTTTACCAATGCTACGGCACCGCTGAAATCTGCAGCTTCAACATTACAACTCAAGCAACCAAGCGTGTAGAACTAGCTGGTGCTGGAATCGACAACAAGTTCCCTTTCTGCTACTACAGCTGTCGGGATTGGACCGATATCGACCTGGAGGCTGATCAAAATGGTGTTTGGGTGATATACGCCACTGATGAGAACCACGGCAACATTGTTGTGAGCCGTTTAGAGCCAGTGTCACTCAATATCACTCATACCTGGAAGACGCGTCTCTTTAAGAGGTCCGTCACCAGCACGTTTATGGTGTGCGGGGTCTTGTATGCTACACGCTTTGTCAATACTTACAAAGAAGAGGTGTTTTATGCTTTCGATACAACCACTGGTCATGAGATAAACACTCTTTCGTTGCCTTTTGAGAAGGTTTCTGCTGGAATAGCTAATCTAAACTACAATCCTGTTGACAGGAGACTTTACATGTATAATGATGGCTATCTGTTAGCATATAACACCTTCAACTGA